The Bacteroidota bacterium genome contains the following window.
TTGGTTCCGTATTTTGAGCGCCGTTGATTTCTTCCTTCCACACCTGCTGTATCCAACGCTCCACGAATGATGTGATAACGCACTCCGGGAAGATCCTTCACACGACCGCCACGCACCAACACGATAGAGTGCTCCTGAAGATTATGTCCTTCACCCGGAATGTAAGCGATTACTTCCAATTTATTGGTCAAACGAACTTTTGCCACTTTGCGAAGAGCGGAATTCGGTTTCTTCGGCGTTGTAGTATAAACACGAGTGCAGATTCCACGCTTTTGCGGGCAACTGTCAAGGGCTGCAGATTTACTCCTGTTCGAAGCTCTGAAGCGACCTTTTCTGACCAACTGTTGGATAGTAGGCATGAGTGGTATAATTATTTGATGCTCAATTTTTTAACAAAAACTTTTTACCCCAGTCCAGTTTTTGGGGAGGGCAAAGGTACTAATTCTTCGAAATAAACAACACGTTGTGAAAATTTTTTTTCTTGAAAATCAGGAAGTAATGGGCGCTTTGACCTGACCGGGCAAATTTTATTTGAATCAAGAAAAAAGTGGCCTGGATGGGCTGAAAAATCATTCGAAAATTTCCGAAAACGGATTTTATTAAGCCCGCGAGTAGTCATTTCCTACATTTGACCTCCATGTCAGTCACCATCCAATCCTCATCCTGGTTTCAACCCGAAAAAATCTATACCAACGAGGACTTTTTCAGGGAATTTCCGGAAACTATCGGTGCCGGGCTTGAAAAAATAGGTGTTGTTTCGAGGGCGATCGCTTCGGAAGATGATGTTTCTTCTGATCTCGCTCTCAAAGCCGCTCAAAAGCTTTTGAAGGATCAGAATTTCGACAAGAATAAATTGGGACTCCTGGTTTATTGCTCCGCCGATTTCGATTACTACACACCGGCAACGGCCTGCGTACTCCATGGCAAACTGGATCTTCCTCATCATTGCGGTGCATTCGATCTTACTCTCGGATGCAGTGCATTCATCTACGCGCTATCTGCCATTAACGGAATGTTGCAACTCAATGAAATTGATCACGCACTTTTGCTTACTGCGTCAACATTAACCCGTTTGATACATCCGAAAGACCGGCCGAACAGATTTCTGTTTGGTGATGCAGGATCTGCAACTCTTATTTCCAGATCGGGAAATGGCTCGCTTGGACCATTCGTTTTCGGCACCGATGGAAAAGGTTTTGAAAAGATAATTGTGCGCGACGGTTATCTCCGACATCCGCTAAGTGATTCTTCTTACAAGGATGAAAAAGATGAATACGGCAACATCACCAACCCTGCAAGTTTTTACATGGACGGGATGAACGTCTTTCTTTTTTCGTTGCGCATTGTACCGAAAATGCTGAATGAACTTTTTGAGAAAGCACATTTGAATAAAAATGAGATCGATCTTTTTATTTTTCATCAGCCGAATGTTTTTCTGAATGAAACGCTGCGGAAAAAATTGGACATTCCGGAAAATAAATTCGTACACTGTATGGATAAATTCGGCAATACTGTGCAAGCCACTATTCCTATTGCCATTTGTGAATCGATGAAGAACGGAAGATTAAAACCGGGAATGACCGTGGTACTTGCCGGATTCGGCGTGGGACTTTCCTGGAGCGCATGCATTGCCCGATTCTGATCCTTGCAAATTCTTACTTTTGAAAAATTACAAGTGATAATGGATAGTATTGAAATTTTTATCGGGAAGATTGAAAAGGAAATCGACGGAATTCAGCCGGGTACATTGAAACCCGAAACGAATTACCGTGACCTGCCCGAATGGAGTTCCATGCACGCGCTCGTTCTCATTGCACTTTCTGAAACCGAATACAACGTGACACTCACCGGCGAAGATCTGCGCGTATGCAAAACAGTGAGCGATCTTTACAGCATTATCAAAAGCCGTAACTGAAATGGCGATGTTCTCCACGAGCGGAACGCGCATCATGGGAATTGCTGCAGCAGTTCCTTTTCCGTCAGAAAAAAATTCTGATTACGGAAAAATTTCAGAACAGGAACGGAATATGCTTGTGAAAACCACTGGTATTCACCAAAGACACATTGCCCCGCCCGGAATTACCACATCGGATCTTTGCAAAGCTGCGGCAGAAAAAATTATTTCAGAATTGAACTGGAATAAAGACGGGATCGATCTTCTTGTTTTTGTTTCCCAGTCGCCCGACCATTTTCTTCCGGCATCATCTGTCATTCTACAGAATAAACTGGGGCTGAGTAAAACTACTGCCGCATTCGACATCAATCTCGGCTGCAGCGGATATGTTTACGGACTTTCCGTAGTTTCTTCCATGATGGCAACCGGCGGATTCAGAAAAGCATTGCTGCTCGCCGGCGATATTTCCACGCACGCGATCACACCCGAAGACAAAAGTACCTGGCCGCTTTTCGGTGATGCAGGAACGGCAACTGCAATTGAATTTGATCTGCAGAAAAAAATATTTTTTAATTTACAAAGCGACGGAAGCGGATATGAAGCGATCATCATTCCCGATGGAGGATTGCGGAATCCGATCAGCGAAAAAACGTATGTGAAGGAAGAAAAAGAAAAAGGAATTATGCGTCACCGCAGAAATCTATGGCTGAACGGGCTCGATGTTTTTAATTTTTCTGTGCGCGAAGCTCCGCCGAATATTTCTGCCGTAGTTGAATTTGCAGGAATGAAAACCGATGATGTTGATTTTTTCATTCTTCACCAGGCCAACCGGTTGATGAATGAAACCATCCGCAAAAAACTTAAAATTCCTATTGAGAAAGTTCCCTATTCACTTGACGATTTCGGCAATACGAGTTCCGCTTCTATTCCACTGACGATTGCCACTCGACTCAAAGAAAATATTCGCTCTCCGAAAAAAATAGTGCTCAGCGGATTCGGCGTAGGACTTTCATGGGCATCCGCTTATCTCGAAACTGAAAAGATCATTTGCCCGGAAGTGATTTTTGTTTAACCGCGATTGAATATCTTAGTTGAATCATCATGACTACTCCTTTTCATCTCGACGGAAAAAAAATACTGGTCACCGGAGCTTCTTCCGGCATTGGCCGGCAAATCTGTATTTCCATTTCAAAGATGGGAGCAAGCGTGATCCTCAACGGAAGAAATGAAAAAGAACTGAATGAAACATTGAAATTACTCTCTGGAAAAGATCATCAGATTATTGCTGCTGATCTCACTTCTCCTGCGGATCGTGAAAAATTAGTGAATGGAATTTCTGCACTCGACGGATTCGTGCATTGCGCAGGAAGTGTTCAACCTTTTCCAGTGAAATTCATTGACCAGAAAAAAATTGACGAAACAATTAATCTGAATTATGAATCGACGGTCCTGCTGATGGCAGCATTGCTCCGCGCAAAAAAAATAAACAACAACGCTTCACTTGTTTTTCTTTCTTCCATTTCATCGCAACATCCGCACAAAGGCGGAGCGCTTTATGCCGGTACCAAAGCGGCAACAGAAGCATTCATGAAAGTGCTCGCACTCGAGTTGTACCCGCAGGGCGTGCGCGCGAATTGCATTTCTCCAGCTATGGTAAAAACCCCTTTGTATGCGTACGCGGAAAAAGATGCATCGAAAGAAACGATGGATGCTCATGTTGCAAAATATCCGCTCGGCGTGGGAATGCCTGATGATGTTGCCAACGCCGCCATCTATCTCCTTTCTCCTGCTTCACGATGGGTGACGGGAATAAATATTACTTTGGACGGAGGATTCCTCCTCGGCGTATGAAAATCAATTTACTTTCCATTGTCATTCCCGTTTACAACAGTGAAGAAACACTGAACGATCTTTTTTCGGAGATTGATAAAACACTTTCCGGAAAACAGAATTATGAATTGATATTAGTGGACGATGGCAGCCGTGACCACAGTTGGGAAAATATCCTGAAGCTGAAAGAAGCGAATGCAGAAAAAATAAAAGGGATCCGCCTTTCAAAAAATTTCGGCCAGCACAACGCCATCGTCTGCGGATTCAGCTTTGCTTCGGGTGATGCCGTGCTTACGATGGATGATGATCTGCAACATCCTCCTGCTGAAATTCCGAAACTCATTCAGCGTTTTGAAGAAACAAATTCAGACGTGGTCTATGGAATTTACGAATCGAAACAACACAGTTCCATGCGCAATGCGGGGAGTTCGTTCGTTCAGAAAAGCTCCAGGATCGCCGTGGGAAATTCAGGACTCGGAAGTTCTTTCCGGCTGATGAAAAAAAATATTGCAGAACAAATTCTCTCGCATCGCCACCAGGCACAACTTTTTATTGACGAAATTCTCCATTGGTACACCACGAAATTTTCTACCGTTGAAGTGGAACACCATCCGCGCAAAGCAGGAAAATCGGGGTACACGTTTCTGAAACTTACAACGATGTATTTCGATGTGGTCATCAATTATACTGCAGTTCCGCTGAAGATCATGACCTGGGTAGGATTATTTTCTTCCATCGTAACGTTTGTTCTCGGTGTGCGTTTCATTTATTTAAAACTCATGTTCGGTTCCAAGCCGGGATTCACCGCAACGATCGTCACTGTTCTTTTCGCAACGAGTTTGCTTATGTTCTGCATGGGAATCATCGGGCAATATCTCAACAAACTTTACCAGTTGCAGAACAGAAGGCCGGCGTGGTCAATCGATGAAGTAGCCTGAGAAAAAATAAATTTCAAATCCCAAATTTCAATTCTCATACCCCAGCGCCGCCAGCGTTTCCGAAAATTCCCCATTGAGCCACACAATTGTTTCCTTCTGCAATTTATTTTTATGATCGCCCGCGCGCACGTAACGCTTGTGCGCATGCACGTCTTCTTTTTCCTGCATAAAATCTTTTTCACTTACAATTTCTCCTTTTTCCACCGGCAGATCGGCAAATACAGAAAGTGAATCCTCGAATGACTGCGGATCGCTGATGAGCGTTTCATATTTCATGAACAACACATTTGGTTTGCCGATCCACGTGAGATAGGTGCGGAATCTTTTTTTGAAATCGGGCGTAATATATTTCACGTATTCATCAATGGAAAGTGACCCTGCTTTTTCTTTCAGCGCAAAAAAATCGGAGTTCAGCGCAGGATGAGAATATTTTGTACTGAAGTAATGTGACACCAACACATCACGCGGGTCACGCAACACAAGAAGAATTTTCACATCGCTGAAAACCGGAATGCTGAACGGGAAACGGAATGCCACATGAAAAATTCCATTCACCGAAAACACCCGTGCGCGCAGATCTTCATCCGCAAGAAAACTTTCGCGGCGCTGCAATCCGGTTTTTGCAAAATAAGAACTGAGATCAGCCACCCGGTAATTATTTTTCCTGAAAAAAGGAGCGAGCCGCTGTGAAAGCAAAGAAGACGCCGCTTTATGCACCGTAAAAAAAATAAAAGAAGGACGGTTGCTCTGCGTGTGCAGTTTCCCTCTCAGAAGATCCTGCTCCACTTTGAAAAAAAACAAACGGAGTAAAAATCCTTTCAGTTGCAATTTTATTTTAATGAAGAAGACAGGCATCGGGTTCAAATATCGGGAATACCGGCTTAGGATAAATTCTTTTGCAGCAAAGACATTTTAATTTTCTATGTGGTCATCGCTGCCATTGGTCAATTGTATTGTTTAAGAGGCTGTTTAAATTTCATCCTTCTGTTTTGTTATGCACCATTTTTGTCCATCCTTCGTTGCATTTCTTGGCCGTAGTCGCTCCACTATGGCCTGCAAAATGCGCCTCGGCTGAACAAAAATGGCGCATAACAATTCCAAAAAATGAATTTTAAACAGCCTCTAACTTACTTCACCTAAAATACCAATACCGCAATAACCACTAACCAATAACCAACCCGTACCTTAGTCCCATGATCATCGATGGATTCGGAATTCGTTTGGTTCGCCTCACACACGACGACATTGAACTGGTGCGCATTCACCGCAATTCGGAAAACATAAAACGTTTCATGGAATACCAGGAAGAGATCACAGTGAAAATGCAGGAAAAATGGTTCGCCTCCATTGACAACGAATTCAATAATTATTTCATCATCGAATTCAAAGAAGAAAAATGCGGGCTCATTTACGGTGCGCAGATCGACTGGGAAAAAAAAGAAACCGGCAACGGCGGGATTTTTATCTGGAATGAAAAATACATGGAAACTCCTGTCCCGCTCGCGGCTTCACTCGTGCTCACTGATCTTTCTTTCCTTACGGGATTTGAAAGAACATTCGTGAAAATTGTCCGCGACAATTATCCGGCCATTGCCTTCAACCGCAATCTCGGTTATGAAATTCTTCGCGGACAGGAAAATGAAAAGAACCAGCGTTATGTACTGGAGAAAAGTAATTATGAAAAAAAATCGGCGCGCTTCCGCGAATCATTCGTGAAAATGTACGGCGATGTTTTTCTTGGAACATTGAATGATCCGCATCATCCTTCCTCTGAAAAAATTATTGCAATTTACGACTCTCTTCCTGCGGAAAGCAGGCGGCGGCTTCAATTGAAAATCGGATGAAAGCTATTTGGGAAAAAGATTCAGGAGTGGAAATAAAACCGTGGTATTCCTATCACGGTGGAAAATATTCCGGTGCACTTCCCTCTTTTTTCGATGAAACCGGTTGGGCCTGGCTCGAAGAAGGAAGAAAAAATTACGCAGCGATCCGCCAGGAAATTGAAATCCTGATGATGCAGAAAACAAATTCGCTGGAACCTTATTTCAATAAAGGGCTCGTGAATGAAGGCGGAAAATGGGAAGTGGTGAAATTTTTTTTCTGGGGACAACGCGTATCTGAAAACTGCACGGCATGCCCGCAACTGAACCGGTTTCTTTCGGGAATACCCGGTTTGCTCACTGCAGGACTCAGCCACCTCGCTCCGCACACGCGCATTCACCCGCACCTGGGCGACACGAACACGGTGGCGCGCTGTCACCTCGGTTTGAAAATTCCGGCGCAACTTCCGCAATGCGGATTGAAAGTGAAAGAGGAATCGCGATCGTGGAAAGAAGGAGAATGGATCATTTTCTGCGATGCCTACGAACACACCGCGTGGAATGAAACTGACGAAGCACGATTCATTCTCATTATCGATGTGTTGTTGCCGCGATTTCTGGATAAACGAAATGACGTTGCTGCGAATGTACTTTCACTTTTAAAATTGCAGGAACTTGAAGGAAGAAAAAAATGGGTGCGTAAATTGCCGGGGAAGATCCGCGGAATGATACGGCGTTATTACAAATCGAAATTGAAATGAATCCGGATAAAATTATTTTTCTTCACATTCCGAAAACGGCGGGCACCACCCTGCACACCGTGATGGCGCGGAATTATCCGAAAAAAAATATACTCACGATCAATGCCATCCGCTGGCCGGAAAAATTGGAAACACTCGAAGGAAGAAAAAAAGAATCGGTGAAAATTCTTACCGGCCATGTTCCATTCGGCGCACACGAATTCATCGACGGAAAAAATTACGAGTACTTCACTTTATTGCGCGAACCCATTGACCGCACCATTTCGCATTACTACCAGGTACTGCGTACACCGCAACATCATTTTGCAAAACAAATGGCGGAAAAAAAATATTCGCTGAAGCAACTCATGGACAGCGGCGACCTGCTTTACGTCGATAATTTACAAACGAGAATGATCAGCGGTGATTTGCGGATTCCCTATGGAAGTGTAAATGAAAACACATTGCAGAAAGCGCTCGACAATATTGAAAAACATTTTTCCGTGGTGGGACTCCAGAATAAATTTGATGAAACGCTTTTGCTGATCGCGGAACATTACCACTGGAAATTTCCCTGGTATCGCCGGCAACAAATTTCAAAGAATCGAGTGCGCGTGGCCGATCTCGATAAAACAACGCTCGATTCGGTGATCGAATACAACCGCATCGATCAGAAATTATTCGAGATCATCAATCAGAAAATGGAAGCGACGCTGCGTGAAGAAGGAAATGATTTTAAAGAGCGCGTTGAAAAATTCCGCAGGAGAAATCTGCGCTTCACCAAACTCATCAATGCGATTCCGTTTTTTCCGAAGGTAAGAGGGGAGTGAAAATTGTTGATTTTAGATTGTTGATTTTGGATTTTCGGTTTACTGTTTGTGACCTGCGACTTTGCCGTTTACTGTACGAACTACGAAATGGACGAAGTACGAACAAACGAATTGTACGAAGGCCTCACAATGCGTGGCGAACGCATAATCAGCCCTTCCGAAGCCCTCGCGATAGCTTTTGTTTATTTTTCTTTTCCATCAATGAATTCTACCCTTAATATTTTCCAACGCTTTTATTCATCGGTTTTCTTTTCACTGCTTCCTGCTTCTACTCCTCTTCCGGAAAATTCACTCTCCTTATCATCCGGTTCAAATAACGCTGCTGCTCAGTTCCATCGACAGGATATTTTCTGCGCTTATGACTGAGTTGAGAAAGATCGAGTTTGAACAGGGTCGGGTAATGAAATGTAGGATTCATCAGCCATTTAAAATGACGTTTGAAAAACGGAAGTGAAGCGCCGGGAAAATTTTCAATTTTAAAATGCGGGTATAATTCTTTCAGAACAGTTTTCAGTTCTTTCCTGTTGTGGCGATACTGAGCGTCATTGCCCCATTCCTTTACCAGTTCCATTCCTATATGAAAGGTGAGATGTTTCTTCGTGAATAGCCGGAAATTTTCTGCGAACGCATACAAATTGTGAATGAGTACCGTGTCGTGGTAAGGAACACCGACCGCAATATTTTCAAGAACAAATTTATCAAGCAGTGATCTTTTAAAAACAAACGTGTCATAACCGGTATGCATTTCTCCTGCTTCGGCGTACATCATTTCGAGTTGATCGGGCGAAGAAAATTTTTTCGGAATTCTCCGGCGGTTGATCACGAAAGCATCGAGTCCCTTTTCCGCCATCGCATTGCAGAAAAAATAAAATCCCGGCATGAGGCAAATATCGATGTTCGTGTAAATGATATAATCACTTTGCGAATGTTCTTTCGCGCGTGCAAGAATTTCTCCAAGCAATGGAAGTTTTCTTCCGCTCACGCCCAGATCGGGAAGTGATCGCAGCAAATTCGGGAGAACGTGGAATTCTGCCGGAATATTTTTTTCTTCTCTCGCGTACGTCACCGCGCACAACTCAACTTTTACTTTTTCCCCGATTTCCTTTTTCGCGCGCAGTATGGATGCGAACGTGATCGGCTGCATGAGCGCGTGCTCACTACCCGCAGGTGCAGTGAAGGGATTAATGAGGTGAGTGAAGGTGGGCATTGTTCTGTAAAGATAATTTTTACAACTGAGAATTATTCCCGCATCCGGGAAAACTCCCGGTAGAACGGATAGTTCCGATTTTCCTGTGCAATTTCTTCATTTAACCGCGAAGGCGCAAAGAAATTTTCATGCAACAAGTTCCCGGCCAATAATAACTAACTCCATTCTTCCATTCTCCATTCTATTCGTATTTTCACACCATGCCCCGCACGGCAAAACAATATTTCCGCTGGATAAAAGTGAAGCTCGGCCTTTTCGATGAAGGCGCTTTCCGTTTGGCTATCGATGAGATCAGGAAAGACGACACGTTCATTGTTTCGTTTCCTAAATCGGGCAACACGTGGATGCGTTTTCTCATTGCGAATCTCATCAGCGGTGAAAAAGAGATCAGTTTCCGGAATATCGATTCCATTGTTCCTGATATTTATTCGGCGAATGAAAAAGTGAATTCACTTTCGTCTCCCCGCTTCATCAAATCGCACGACGCTTACTTCGATCTTTTTCCGAAATGCATTTACATGGTGCGCGATTACCGCGATGTTTTCGTTTCTTTTTTTCATTACCACAAAGCGCTCGGCGAATTCAAAGGAGAAATTTTAGATTACTTAAACGCGATCGATTCACTTCATCCATTCGGAAAATGGAATGAGCATGTGGAAAAAGCATTGGCATTCTCAGAAAAAAATCCGAAAAAAATTCTCCTTGTGAAATATGAAGATTTGCTCGCTGACACAAAAAATGAAATGGAAAGAATTATTTCATTCGCGGCCATAAAACCCAAACGCACGGTTGCGGAAGCGATCGCTACGAGTGAATTTTCTGCACTGAAAGAAAAAGAAGAAAAATCCGGCAGTGAATTCCGCGATAGAAGCGGAAAATATTTTTTTCGTGAAGGGAAAAGCGGCGGGTGGAAATGTTTTCTTCCAGAAGCTGAAGCAAAAACAATTACCGATTCATTTCCCGCACTATGGAAAAAACTCGGCTACTGAAAAATCGGTAGTGTACCAATTTGAAAATTCTGACACTTCTTTGTGACTTTGTGGCCTTGAATATATTCTCCATTTGAAAAATCACTTTGTTGTCCACGAAATAACCGAGGCCACGATGGCTCCAGGTTTCACAAAGAAAATTTTGTTGAAACCCAAACTGAGTCACTACCGATTTTTCAATCAATCCTCCGGCTTATTGAAATTCACTTCCAACAAATAATGTTCCGGTTCTTTTCCTTTCACCACCTCGGTCAGTTTTAAATTCATCTTTTTATTTCCGTAATGCCAGTAAGCTTCGTACCTCGGAAAATCGCACCACCAGCAATTCGTATTCACATCTTTTCTTCCGAAAGGAGAAGGATTCGTAATCACAGAATCCGGCTTACCGTAATTTTTTTCTGCTTCGGCCTCCAACTCTTTCGCCCGCGGAATCAGCACATCGTCATCGGGCCCCGCGTAAAGTGTGCCCGCATATAGCGCATAACTGAACTGATCGAGCTGCTCATTTTTAAAAACAAAATTCCAGTTTCCCTCGCGGTTCTTAAGTGAATCGGTAAATGAATAAATCATTTTTCCGGGAATTATTTCTTTTTCGATATCATCCTTAAGCGCCGGTCTATTCACTTTCAATTCAGCAGAAGTATTTTCAACACAGTATTTTTTTTCAAGCTGCTTATTTTTTCCCTTCGCAGTAACTAAAAAAGTATAATTGGCGCTTGTTGGTTTTTCTTTGTGCGCATCATAATTCGCATTCATTTCCCGGTTTTCCCGTGGCAGATCGATCTTTTTTCCCTCGCGTGAAATTTCCATAGACACATCGTGATCACCTGTTTCCCATTCTGCATAAAAAATATCCGTTGTCCAGGCCGTATCTGGCGTCATGAAAGAATTGACGATCATCTTCGTGGGATTTCCGAAAAGAACAATATTCCTTTTACAAACAATCCGCGCCGATTTCAGAATATTCGAAAGTTCCGTGCTGTCTGCTTTTGGAAATTCAGGAGAAGGACCTGCGTGATTGCCGGATTGGAACTGAAAACTCCGAACGGTATCATTCTCCATTTGATAAATCGCAGTTCCGTGCACATTTGCGAGCGTGTCTTCTATTTCAAACCAGTGATTCAGAAATTCAGCATCGGGTTTTGCCTGCGGAAATTCATCGAGAAAATCTTTTTTTGTCATGCCCGGCTTTATCCTGTCCAGCTGTGCGCGCAAAGCAAAAGGAATAATGAACAATAAAAAGATGAATACTCTTATGCGAATTTTGATTTCCATTATGAAAGATAATGTATTTTTCGGGCAATTCAGATGGAAGAAAAAACAGGAAAAAAGATTTTTACTTTTCTCGCACTGGCTGCCGGTTGCGCGCTCCTGTATTTTCTCCTGCTTCGTTTTCATCTCGAATCTTCCAGCCCTCTTCC
Protein-coding sequences here:
- a CDS encoding 30S ribosomal protein S12 — translated: MPTIQQLVRKGRFRASNRSKSAALDSCPQKRGICTRVYTTTPKKPNSALRKVAKVRLTNKLEVIAYIPGEGHNLQEHSIVLVRGGRVKDLPGVRYHIIRGALDTAGVEGRNQRRSKYGTKKAKVGGAKAAPKK
- a CDS encoding ketoacyl-ACP synthase III, translated to MSVTIQSSSWFQPEKIYTNEDFFREFPETIGAGLEKIGVVSRAIASEDDVSSDLALKAAQKLLKDQNFDKNKLGLLVYCSADFDYYTPATACVLHGKLDLPHHCGAFDLTLGCSAFIYALSAINGMLQLNEIDHALLLTASTLTRLIHPKDRPNRFLFGDAGSATLISRSGNGSLGPFVFGTDGKGFEKIIVRDGYLRHPLSDSSYKDEKDEYGNITNPASFYMDGMNVFLFSLRIVPKMLNELFEKAHLNKNEIDLFIFHQPNVFLNETLRKKLDIPENKFVHCMDKFGNTVQATIPIAICESMKNGRLKPGMTVVLAGFGVGLSWSACIARF
- a CDS encoding acyl carrier protein produces the protein MDSIEIFIGKIEKEIDGIQPGTLKPETNYRDLPEWSSMHALVLIALSETEYNVTLTGEDLRVCKTVSDLYSIIKSRN
- a CDS encoding ketoacyl-ACP synthase III is translated as MAMFSTSGTRIMGIAAAVPFPSEKNSDYGKISEQERNMLVKTTGIHQRHIAPPGITTSDLCKAAAEKIISELNWNKDGIDLLVFVSQSPDHFLPASSVILQNKLGLSKTTAAFDINLGCSGYVYGLSVVSSMMATGGFRKALLLAGDISTHAITPEDKSTWPLFGDAGTATAIEFDLQKKIFFNLQSDGSGYEAIIIPDGGLRNPISEKTYVKEEKEKGIMRHRRNLWLNGLDVFNFSVREAPPNISAVVEFAGMKTDDVDFFILHQANRLMNETIRKKLKIPIEKVPYSLDDFGNTSSASIPLTIATRLKENIRSPKKIVLSGFGVGLSWASAYLETEKIICPEVIFV
- a CDS encoding SDR family oxidoreductase, producing MTTPFHLDGKKILVTGASSGIGRQICISISKMGASVILNGRNEKELNETLKLLSGKDHQIIAADLTSPADREKLVNGISALDGFVHCAGSVQPFPVKFIDQKKIDETINLNYESTVLLMAALLRAKKINNNASLVFLSSISSQHPHKGGALYAGTKAATEAFMKVLALELYPQGVRANCISPAMVKTPLYAYAEKDASKETMDAHVAKYPLGVGMPDDVANAAIYLLSPASRWVTGINITLDGGFLLGV
- a CDS encoding glycosyltransferase family 2 protein, with protein sequence MKINLLSIVIPVYNSEETLNDLFSEIDKTLSGKQNYELILVDDGSRDHSWENILKLKEANAEKIKGIRLSKNFGQHNAIVCGFSFASGDAVLTMDDDLQHPPAEIPKLIQRFEETNSDVVYGIYESKQHSSMRNAGSSFVQKSSRIAVGNSGLGSSFRLMKKNIAEQILSHRHQAQLFIDEILHWYTTKFSTVEVEHHPRKAGKSGYTFLKLTTMYFDVVINYTAVPLKIMTWVGLFSSIVTFVLGVRFIYLKLMFGSKPGFTATIVTVLFATSLLMFCMGIIGQYLNKLYQLQNRRPAWSIDEVA
- a CDS encoding sulfotransferase domain-containing protein → MPVFFIKIKLQLKGFLLRLFFFKVEQDLLRGKLHTQSNRPSFIFFTVHKAASSLLSQRLAPFFRKNNYRVADLSSYFAKTGLQRRESFLADEDLRARVFSVNGIFHVAFRFPFSIPVFSDVKILLVLRDPRDVLVSHYFSTKYSHPALNSDFFALKEKAGSLSIDEYVKYITPDFKKRFRTYLTWIGKPNVLFMKYETLISDPQSFEDSLSVFADLPVEKGEIVSEKDFMQEKEDVHAHKRYVRAGDHKNKLQKETIVWLNGEFSETLAALGYEN
- a CDS encoding GNAT family N-acetyltransferase; its protein translation is MIIDGFGIRLVRLTHDDIELVRIHRNSENIKRFMEYQEEITVKMQEKWFASIDNEFNNYFIIEFKEEKCGLIYGAQIDWEKKETGNGGIFIWNEKYMETPVPLAASLVLTDLSFLTGFERTFVKIVRDNYPAIAFNRNLGYEILRGQENEKNQRYVLEKSNYEKKSARFRESFVKMYGDVFLGTLNDPHHPSSEKIIAIYDSLPAESRRRLQLKIG
- a CDS encoding aspartyl/asparaginyl beta-hydroxylase domain-containing protein; protein product: MKAIWEKDSGVEIKPWYSYHGGKYSGALPSFFDETGWAWLEEGRKNYAAIRQEIEILMMQKTNSLEPYFNKGLVNEGGKWEVVKFFFWGQRVSENCTACPQLNRFLSGIPGLLTAGLSHLAPHTRIHPHLGDTNTVARCHLGLKIPAQLPQCGLKVKEESRSWKEGEWIIFCDAYEHTAWNETDEARFILIIDVLLPRFLDKRNDVAANVLSLLKLQELEGRKKWVRKLPGKIRGMIRRYYKSKLK
- a CDS encoding sulfotransferase family 2 domain-containing protein; translation: MNPDKIIFLHIPKTAGTTLHTVMARNYPKKNILTINAIRWPEKLETLEGRKKESVKILTGHVPFGAHEFIDGKNYEYFTLLREPIDRTISHYYQVLRTPQHHFAKQMAEKKYSLKQLMDSGDLLYVDNLQTRMISGDLRIPYGSVNENTLQKALDNIEKHFSVVGLQNKFDETLLLIAEHYHWKFPWYRRQQISKNRVRVADLDKTTLDSVIEYNRIDQKLFEIINQKMEATLREEGNDFKERVEKFRRRNLRFTKLINAIPFFPKVRGE
- a CDS encoding sulfotransferase domain-containing protein is translated as MPRTAKQYFRWIKVKLGLFDEGAFRLAIDEIRKDDTFIVSFPKSGNTWMRFLIANLISGEKEISFRNIDSIVPDIYSANEKVNSLSSPRFIKSHDAYFDLFPKCIYMVRDYRDVFVSFFHYHKALGEFKGEILDYLNAIDSLHPFGKWNEHVEKALAFSEKNPKKILLVKYEDLLADTKNEMERIISFAAIKPKRTVAEAIATSEFSALKEKEEKSGSEFRDRSGKYFFREGKSGGWKCFLPEAEAKTITDSFPALWKKLGY